TCGCGTCCGACGCGAAGACCACCTCGAAGCCCAGGTCCGCGGCGGCCCGGGCGGTCGACTCCACGCCCATCGTCGTCGCGATGCCGGCCATCACCACCGTGTCCACGCCCCGCTCCCGCAACCGCTCCGCCAGCCCGGTCCCGTAGAACGCGCCGATGGTCCGCTTCACGATCGGGATGTCACCCGCCTGCGGCTCGAACTCCGGGACGAAACCGCTGCCCGGCGGCTGCTCGGCGACATGCGGCCGCTCCACCCGGACCGGCACGACCACGCCGCCGGCGGCGCGGAACGCGGTCGCGAGCGCCACCGACCGGGCCACCACGTCCGCGCCCTTGAACGGTCCCATGTCCTGCGACACGATGCGCGGCATCAGGTCGATCACGATGAGGGCGGAACCGGCGGCGGCGATCGTCATGGCCGGAGCCTGTCACATCCGGCGGCGCGGTGGTGTCCCCGCGCCGTGACCTGTGAGGTTGTGCCGGCACCACCGATCGGCGACGCTGGTGGTGCGATGAGGACGAAACGCACCAGCCTGGGCACACTGCTGCACCACGTGCACGTCAGCGGGCCGCTGTCCCGGGCCGCCCTGGCCGAACGGATGGGCGTCAACCGCAGCACCATCCTCGCCCTCACCGCCGAGCTCGCCGCGGCGGGCCTGGTCCGTGAGGAGCAGCCGACCGGCACCACCGGCGCCGGCCGCCCGTCGCTGGTGGTCCGCCCCGAGTCGGAACGGTTCTGGGTGCTGGCCTTCGACGTGGCGGTGGACCGCCTGGTCGCCGCCCGGGTCGGACTCGGCGGCCCGATCCTGGCCCGGATCGAGACCGATCGGCCCCGCGCCGGCGTCGACCTGGACCTGGTGGTCGGCCGGCTCGCCGCACTGGGCCGGGAGCTGGTCGACGCCGCCCCGCCGGACAGCACCTGCGCCGGTGTCGGCGCCTCCTACTGCGGCATGATCCGTCCCGGTGACGGCATGGTGCGCTACGGTCCCGAGCTCGGCTGGGTCGACCAGGCCTTCGGCACCGAGCTGGCGAAAGCGCTGGACATCGGGCACCCGGTCGCGGTCGGCAACGAGGCGCACCTGGGCGCGCTGGCCGAGCACCAGCGCGGCGCCGGCACCGGCGTGGCCGACCTGATCTACCTGCACGGCGACGTCGGGGTGGGCGGCGGCATCCTGGTCGGCGGCAGGTTGCTCGGCGGCGACAGCGGATACGGCTGCGAAGTCGGGCACATGCTGGTCAACCCGTTCGACGGCCGTCCCTGCCTGTGCGGCTCCCGTGGCTGCCTGGAGGCCGAGACCGGCGAGTACGCGCTGCTGGACGCCGCCGGCCGCGGCGACGGCCCGGTCGGGGCCGCCGCCGTCCGCGCGGTCGTCACCGACGCCCTGGCCGGTGATCCGGCCGCGTCCAGGGCGGTGGCCGAGGTCGGTGACTGGCTCGGCATCGGCGTCGCCAACCTGATCAACCTGTTCAACCCGGGAGCGGTCATCTTCGGCGGCATGCTGCGCGACGTCTATCGGGCCGCCGCCCCGCAGGTCGCGGCCCGCATCGCGCAGCACGCCATGCCGGTCTCCCGGGAACGCGCCGACCTGCGCCTGTCCGCGTTCGCCGACGACACCACGCTGATCGGCGCCGCCGAGCTCGGGTTCGCCGGCCTGCTGGCCGACCCGTCAGGCGACCGCGGTCCCCTCTAGCTCGACGAGCTGGCCGGGGATCGCCAGCCGGGTCACCCCGAGCATCGTGGTGGCCGGGGCCACCCCGGCGGCGCCCAGCCGTCCCGCCAGCACGCCGTAATGCGGGAACAACCGGTCGACGTCGGTGGTGTAGACGGTGAGCCGGACCAGGTTCGCCAGGGACATGCCGGCCGCGGCGAGCACCGCCTCCAGGTTGTCGAGGCTCAGCGTCAGCTGGGCGCCGAGGTCGCCGTCGTGCTGCGGCTTGCCGTCCGGGTCCATCGCGGTCTGCCCGGAGCAGTACAGGGTCCGGGTCCCGCCGGTGACCAGCTCACCCTGGTTGAAGCCGAGCTCGGCCGACCAGGCCCACGGGTTGATCGCGGTGCGTTCCACTGTCATCTCACTCCACCTTCTGTCGTCTTCCTGCGCGGCGATCCTGGCAACGAATCACGACATCCGATGTCAGGTATTCCGCTAGGCTTCGGCGATGCGCGCCGATCGGCTGGTCTCGCTCGTGCTGTTGCTCCGCCAGCGGGGCCGGATGACCGCGGACGCGCTGGCCCGGGAGCTGGAGGTGTCCACCCGGACCGTGCTGCGCGACATCGAGGCGCTGTCGGCGGCCGGGGTGCCGGTCTACGCCGACCGGGGGCGGCACGGTGGGTTCGGGCTGCTGCCCGGGTTCCGGACCGAGCTGACCGGGCTGAACCGTGACGAGGCCCTGGCGTTGCTGACGGCCGGATCGGGGTTCGGTCTCGGGCCGGCGCTCGCCTCGGCTCGGTTGAAGGTGGCCGACGCGCTGCCCGAGAGCCATCGGGCGACCGCGAGGTTTCTGGTCGAGCCGGAGACCGATCTGCTCTCCCGGCGAGCGGTCGCCGAGGAGTTGCCCGGTGCGGTGATGGCCGAGGTGCGGCGGGCGGTGCTCGGCGGGCATCGGCTGCGGATTCATTACGCGGCCGGTGGCGAGAGTGCGCGGTGGCGGACGGTGGATCCGATCGGGCTGGTCACCGTGCGCGGGCGGGGATATCTGCTGGCCACGCGAGGTGGGCAGGACCGAACCTATCGGCTGTCCCGGGTGCTGGCCGCTGCGGCGCTGCCCGAGCCCGCCCAACGGCCCGACCGGGTCGACCTGGACCGGATCTGGGCGGAGCGGCGGGACCGGTTTCTCGCCGAGGGGCATCTCGCGGTGCTGGTCAGGGTCCATCCCGCGCGGCGGGAGGAGCTGCTGACGAACGCGGTGGCGGTGCGCGCCGAGGAGCCGGAGCCGGATGCCGACGGCTGGCTGCGCCTGGAGGTCACCTTTCAGGACTCCTGGCACGCCGAGTGGGCGTTGTGGCAGCTCGGCGCGAATGCTGAGGCGCTGTCGCCGCCGTCGTTGCGCACTGCTCTGGGCCGGCGGGCCGCCGCCCTCGCCGCCCGATACGGCGTGGCGTCGCCTCCCAGCGTTTTTTGTCAGACCCCCGGAGCAGGATGACGGAGGTCGGGTGAGGCGGGAGGTCGTGCGGTGGCGTTGCGGGTGGATCTGACCTTCGACTGCGTGCGGGCGGAGGAGTTGGCGGGGTTCTGGAGGGTCGCGCTGGGTTATGTGGACGAGTCGCCTCCGGCGCCGTTCGCGACCCGGGAGGAGTGGGTGGCCTCGTTCGGGGAGCCGGCGGAGGACGAGGGCGGGGGCGCCTGGTTGCAGGATCCGGACGGTGCCGGGCCGCGGCTGGTGTTCCTGGAGGTGCCGGAGCCGAAGGTGGCGAAAAATCGGCTGCACATCGACGTCCGGGTGGGCAAGCACGGCGAGCCGTGGCCGCGGATCCTGGCAAAGGTCGAGGAGTTGCGGGCGATCGGTGGGCGGGTGCTGACGAGCTTCGACGGGCATCACGTGGTGATGGCCGACCCGGAGGGAAACGAGTTCTGCGTGGCGGCGTGAAAATCAGTGCGCGAACGGAAGCACAGGTCGGCCACCACCGCCGAGGACCTGGCCCAGGTGACCCCGCGGGACGACAATGTGTTCGGCGCCGGCGGCGGCCCCGCCCAGCGCCCCACCCTGATCATGGGTGGGGAACGGCCCGGCCCCTCGGCCATTCCCCACCCACTCACCTCCGATGAGCCGGCCGGTAGGCGCCGTGCGCGCCCCGCGCACCCGGCGCCGGCCCGCGAGTCGCCACGAACAGGACCAGGCCGGCCACGACCAGCCCCAGCCCGATCAGCACGACGACACCCGCCGCCTGCCCGGTCACCGGGAACGCTCCCGGGGGTCTCTGATGTCCGGGCACGGCCGGCTTGGACGGCTTCGGCGCCGGCTTCTTCGCCGGCACCGCCACGGTCGACGGGGCGTCCGCCGTCACGTTGTCCGCGTCCGGGTCGACCAGATCCCCGGCGATCTTCGCCTCGAACGTCTGCTTCCCGGCCGCGATCTGCTTCCTGGTCAGGTGGTAGACCGCCGACCGGCAGATCGTCGACGCCTTCGGCGCCAGCCGGGTCGCCTCACAGGTCACGGCGGCCGGCAGCCCGGTCACCCGGACGTTGATCAGCGTGACGTTCCCGGTGTTGGTCACCACGATCGTGGAGATGACGTCGTCCCCGGGCCCGAACTGCCCGTCGCTGTCGGTGTCCGCCCAGACCGCGGTCTGCCCGCCGCTCAGCTTCGGGGTCGGTGCGGCCAGCGGCACCGTGGTGCTGTCCGGTTTGGACGCCACCTTCTGCCCCGACCCCGGCACCACCCCGCGCGCAACCGCCTTGTCCACGATCGGTGTCGCC
Above is a genomic segment from Actinoplanes ianthinogenes containing:
- a CDS encoding ROK family protein, producing MRTKRTSLGTLLHHVHVSGPLSRAALAERMGVNRSTILALTAELAAAGLVREEQPTGTTGAGRPSLVVRPESERFWVLAFDVAVDRLVAARVGLGGPILARIETDRPRAGVDLDLVVGRLAALGRELVDAAPPDSTCAGVGASYCGMIRPGDGMVRYGPELGWVDQAFGTELAKALDIGHPVAVGNEAHLGALAEHQRGAGTGVADLIYLHGDVGVGGGILVGGRLLGGDSGYGCEVGHMLVNPFDGRPCLCGSRGCLEAETGEYALLDAAGRGDGPVGAAAVRAVVTDALAGDPAASRAVAEVGDWLGIGVANLINLFNPGAVIFGGMLRDVYRAAAPQVAARIAQHAMPVSRERADLRLSAFADDTTLIGAAELGFAGLLADPSGDRGPL
- a CDS encoding RidA family protein; this translates as MTVERTAINPWAWSAELGFNQGELVTGGTRTLYCSGQTAMDPDGKPQHDGDLGAQLTLSLDNLEAVLAAAGMSLANLVRLTVYTTDVDRLFPHYGVLAGRLGAAGVAPATTMLGVTRLAIPGQLVELEGTAVA
- a CDS encoding VOC family protein; the protein is MALRVDLTFDCVRAEELAGFWRVALGYVDESPPAPFATREEWVASFGEPAEDEGGGAWLQDPDGAGPRLVFLEVPEPKVAKNRLHIDVRVGKHGEPWPRILAKVEELRAIGGRVLTSFDGHHVVMADPEGNEFCVAA
- a CDS encoding isochorismatase family protein encodes the protein MTIAAAGSALIVIDLMPRIVSQDMGPFKGADVVARSVALATAFRAAGGVVVPVRVERPHVAEQPPGSGFVPEFEPQAGDIPIVKRTIGAFYGTGLAERLRERGVDTVVMAGIATTMGVESTARAAADLGFEVVFASDAMSGMTAAEHTHALSVVLPRFGDVLTTEEILAQLR
- a CDS encoding helix-turn-helix transcriptional regulator — its product is MRADRLVSLVLLLRQRGRMTADALARELEVSTRTVLRDIEALSAAGVPVYADRGRHGGFGLLPGFRTELTGLNRDEALALLTAGSGFGLGPALASARLKVADALPESHRATARFLVEPETDLLSRRAVAEELPGAVMAEVRRAVLGGHRLRIHYAAGGESARWRTVDPIGLVTVRGRGYLLATRGGQDRTYRLSRVLAAAALPEPAQRPDRVDLDRIWAERRDRFLAEGHLAVLVRVHPARREELLTNAVAVRAEEPEPDADGWLRLEVTFQDSWHAEWALWQLGANAEALSPPSLRTALGRRAAALAARYGVASPPSVFCQTPGAG